A stretch of the Acanthopagrus latus isolate v.2019 chromosome 9, fAcaLat1.1, whole genome shotgun sequence genome encodes the following:
- the cobll1b gene encoding cordon-bleu protein-like 1b isoform X4 has protein sequence MDQKENLIDKDLSLVVILPGGEEKMTTVHGSKPLMDLLVTLCAKYHLNPSSHTLELVTTNKKNTKLKPNALIGTLDAEKIILKPKGEDKNKKTGPQMPEATVRMVINYKKTQKTILRVSPRVPLAEHLPAICEKCEFDIETTVLLKDVQSLAPLDLSCSLNDYAIREVYARDTKVFSAQQPASPVCPASPTHAGTVTPGKDKNQKEEENKGLFSKFRKSKKKSEQATTASAPASPVLVSKPRPLSMALPSSNSPPLGSPTTPTYMPKKRRAPQPPILVSQSSSDLSARRRLNSEPNAQLDSDQIAGLSRGSSAESSLKRTKRKAPPPPTTPSAAVQEAVLTETENLPAGAAANTLEEIMEQEETTASLMSAAASDTQGEDSSLNMSADVSLHSPSPDTDVLSTMSVDGNGEDQSRDLSSDGNQLQSPVNDSAALNDVRTTDGTGSSEPADTNGGPCQVENVSQQTVASVTVCEVPTPESVEGDCRTLPSSLPPPVMHDAEVQANNDTAPEQSDRLESPVATSMSQPTGEDAQVQTDATPLPLPPQEHVEVPSSANVPGSESLGKKDMATLTEELDPPDLERALSHTSETSPCQELPPSASATTKAPSIYATNSEPKPKPSNELTRDYIPKMGMTTYTIVPQKSLEKLRYFEVALTLETPNAAPEEGLNIGALQLEDSTVAREQTEVSKEKSELHSAIPREDLLTSTTTATTTTTTTTTTTTTNDTVDGSIPESIHSSSPTSLPKADDKMTPQAGSPAEVKEVKIPPATKPKPGSFRLSQHKKTPGYYVSSAAEKSLTASPGSGQREAHASSERAQLPPPPLPPTIPPPPVQFQEESTGAANVELSPKGDDKNVGVMRITRQSSLPSKEPSVGLSLEKLRSFAAPRPYSPATPSRFAQAVSSAVKRSQSLSYRPKSPHSPHSPHSPVSPLSPITSHSPVIESKGLSKLKEDENREMDGDKGSTLQGVEDAPPAFGGIVQTEGESSL, from the exons ATGGACCAGAAGGAGAACCTAATCGATAAAGACCTTTCTCTGGTTGTGATCCTGCCTGGCGGGGAGGAAAAGATGACCACAGTCCATGGAAG CAAACCCTTGATGGATCTATTGGTGACACTCTGTGCAAAGTACCACCTGAACCCTTCGAGCCACACCTTGGAACTGGTCACCACCAACAAGAAGAACACCAAGCTCAAGCCCAATGCTCTCATAGGAACTTTGGATGCAGAGAAGATCATACTAAAACCGAAGGGGGAGgataaaaacaagaagacaGGTCCGCAGATGCCTGAG GCAACTGTTCGGATGGTGATAAACTACAAAAAGACCCAGAAAACGATACTGCGAGTCAGTCCTCGAGTTCCCCTGGCTGAACATCTACCAGCCATCTGTGAGAAATGTGAATTTGACATTGAGACCACCGTTCTGTTGAAAGATGTCCAATCACTGGCCCCTTTGGACTTGTCCTGCTCTCTTAATGATTATGCAATAAGGGAGGTTTATGCAAGAGACACGAAAG TTTTCTCTGCACAACAACCTGCTTCCCCAGTGTGTCCAGCCTCGCCAACTCATGCAG gaacaGTCACGCCAGGAAAAGATAAAAaccagaaagaggaagaaaacaaaggcCTCTTCAGCAAGTTTcgaaaaagcaagaaaaagtcTGAACAG GCAACCACAGCCAGTGCCCCAGCTTCTCCTGTGCTCGTGAGCAAGCCTCGACCGCTCAGCATGGCCTTGCCTAGTTCCAATTCGCCCCCGCTTGGCTCCCCTACAACACCCACCTACATGCCAAAGAAGAGACGTGCGCCCCAGCCCCCGATCCTCGTGTCCCAGAGCTCCTCGGACCTCAGTGCTCGGCGGAGGCTCAACTCAGAACCTAACGCCCAACTGGACAGTGACCAG ATCGCTGGATTAAGTCGTGGGTCCTCAGCTGAGTCTTCACTGAAGAGAACCAAACGCAAAGCTCCTCCACCCCCCACGACCCCCAGCGCTGCTGTCCAAGAAGCAGTTCTGACTGAAACCGAAAATCTGCCag cGGGTGCAGCTGCCAACACACTGGAGGAGATTATGGAGCAAGAGGAGACCACTGCCTCTTTAATGTCTGCCGCTGCTAGTGATACCCAGGGAGAGGACAGCAGCCTCAACATGTCTGCTGATGTTTCACTGCACTCCCCGTCCCCTGACACTGACGTACTGAGCACAATGTCCGTCGATGGCAATGGGGAAGATCAGTCTCGTGATCTATCCTCAGATGGCAA TCAACTGCAGAGCCCGGTGAACGATTCTGCAGCTCTGAATGATGTAAGGACAACTGATGGCACAGGTTCATCTGAACCGGCTGATACAA ATGGTGGTCCATGTCAAGTTGAAAATGTGAGCCAACAGACCGTGGCAAGTGTCACTGTCTGTGAAGTCCCTACACCTGAAAGTGTCGAAGGTGATTGCAGAACTTTACCCAGCAGCCTCCCTCCGCCTGTGATGCATGATGCAGAGGTACAGGCAAACAATGATACCGCCCCTGAGCAGTCTGACAGGTTGGAGAGCCCAGTGGCCACCAGCATGTCCCAGCCCACTGGTGAGGACGCTCAAGTGCAAACAGATGCCACACCTCTACCGCTGCCCCCACAAGAGCATGTGGAGGTCCCTTCCTCAGCTAATGTGCCTGGTTCCGAATCACTGGGGAAGAAAGATATGGCCACTTTGACGGAGGAGCTGGACCCGCCTGACCTCGAACGTGCCTTATCCCACACCTCAGAGACCTCACCGTGCCAAGAGTTGCCGCCAAGTGCCTCTGCTACGACAAAGGCACCATCTATTTATGCCACAAACTCTGAGCCAAAACCGAAGCCTTCCAACGAGCTGACAAGGGACTACATCCCCAAGATGGGGATGACAACATACACTATCGTGCCTCAGAAATCTCTGGAGAAACTTAGATATTTTGAAGTTGCACTGACACTGGAGACACCCAACGCTGCTCCAGAAGAGGGACTTAATATTGGTGCTCTTCAGTTGGAGGACAGCACAGTGGCGAGAGAACAGACAGAGGTCTCAAAGGAAAAAAGTGAGCTGCACTCTGCCATACCCAGGGAAGACTTACTGACTAgcactactactgctactacaactactactactactactactactactactaccaatGACACTGTTGATGGAAGTATACCTGAGTCCATTCATTCCTCATCACCAACAAGTTTACCTAAAGCAGATGACAAGATGACGCCTCAAGCAGGTTCACCAGCGGAGGTCAAGGAGGTGAAAATTCCGCCCGCAACTAAACCCAAGCCTGGTTCTTTCCGCTTATcgcagcacaaaaaaacacctgggTATTATGTAAGTTCAGCAGCGGAAAAAAGTCTCACTGCCAGTCCTGGCTCTGGCCAGAGGGAGGCTCACGCAAGTTCAGAGAGAGCACAgttacctcctcctcctcttcctcctaccATTCCACCACCTCCCGTGCAGTTTCAAGAGGAGTCGACAGGAGCCGCTAATGTTGAGCTGAGCCCTAAAGGAGACGACAAGAATGTAGGCGTCATGCGAATCACCAGGCAAAGTAGTTTGCCGTCTAAAGAGCCAAGCGTAGGTTTAAGCTTGGAAAAGTTAAGGAGCTTTGCAGCACCTAGGCCCTACTCTCCCGCGACCCCTTCCCGCTTCGCCCAGGCAGTGTCCTCTGCTGTGAAAAGAAGCCAGTCCTTATCCTACCGGCCAAAGTCGCCTCACTCTCCTCATTCGCCTCACTCTCCTGTTTCACCCCTCTCCCCAATCACAAGTCACTCACCAGTCATAGAGTCAAAAGGATTATCAAAGCTCAAG GAAGATGAAAATAGAGAAATGGATGGTGACAAAGGCTCCACCCTGCAGGGAGTCGAGGATGCACCACCAGCTTTTGGTGGGATTGTTCAAACGGAAGGAGAGAGCAGTCTGTAG